The Polyangium aurulentum genomic interval TTACCCATGAAGCTCGTTTTTCGGTTGCACGGGTCGCGCATCGGCGCGCTCACCTCTCTCCTCGCTTCCCTCCTGCTCGCCGGCTGCGGTGGAGCGGCCCAGGCGCCCGAGGCCTATTACGGAGAGGCGAAGATGGCGGACTCCGCCGGAGCGCCGCAGATGGCCGAGCCGATGGGAGCGGCTCCCGGAGCGCAGATGGAGCCATCCATGGCGCCGCCCCCCGCTCCGGCCCCGATGCACGTCTCCTCGAGGTCGGAGGAGTCCATTTCTTCTACCGACTCCGACGCCTTCAGCGGCGACTCGGATGACGGAGAGTCGATGGCGCCCGCGCCTCCTCCCGTCGCCCAAGCTCCCGCCGCGCGCGCTCCGATGGCCGCGCCGCCGCCTCCGCCGAGGCAACCTCCGCCGCCTCCCGCAGGCGCAAACAGGCCCCCACAGCAAGCTCCCACGGGCGGCAGGAAGGCCGAAGGCCCGTCCGACGACGGCACCGCGAAGCCCGCAGCGCCGCTGCTCATCTACACGGGCGGGCTCGGCATGGAGGTGGCGGACCAGCCCGCGATCGCGCCGACGATCGACAAGATCATCGACCTCGCCGAGGGCATGGGCGGCTATCTCGGGAGCCGCACGGACACGAGCGTCACCATCCGCGTCCCCTCCGCGCGCTTCCGCGACGCGCTCACGGCGATCGAGAAGCTCGGCGACGTCAAGCGCCGCAACGTCAGCGCGCAGGACGTCTCCGAGGAGTACCACGACCTCGAGGTGCGCCTCGCCAACCTGAAGTCGGTGCAGAAGCGGCTGCAGGAGTTCCTGGCGCGCGCGCAGAACGTGAGCGACGCGCTGCAGGTCGAGCGCGAGCTCGAGCGCATCGGCCGCGAGATCGATCAGATCGAAGGCCGCATGCGCTTCCTCCGCGCGCGCGCGACGTTCTCGACCATCACCGTCGATCTCGGCGCGAAGTCGAAGACGGTGATCGCGGGCGGCGGCACGCCTCCGCCCCCGCCGCGCGGGATCGAGCTGCCCATCGACTGGCTCGCGCGCGTCGGTCTCGAGACCCTGATGACCCTTCGCTGAGCCCGGAGCCCGACCATGGAACGAAAGCTCGGAACCATCCTCTTTCTCCTCGCCGCGGCGCTCGCGGCCCCTGGCTGCGGGCCCGGCTTCGGGGTCAAGACCCCCGACGGCTTCGTCGAGCTCGACGATCAAGAGGAGTACGCCTACCGCGCGACGAGCGCCGAGGGCGTGGTGCTCGGCGTGCGCTCGGAGCCGAACCGGCCGAAGGGCAACCTCGGCTTCTGGACGAACGCGCTCGACCTGAAGCTCCGGCGCATCGGCTACGAGGCCGTGGACGCGAAGGAGATCAAGACGAAGAGCGGCGCGACCGGCAAGCAGATCCGCTACACGCGCATGATCTACGACCGGCCGCACACGTACTGGATGACCGTCTTCGTCACCGACGCCGAGGTCTTCGTGGTCGAGGCGGGCGGCGACGCGCGCGAATTCGACAAGTCCAAGAACGCGATCACCACCGCGATCGAGTCTTTCAAGCCCTGAGGGGCGCCGCGCTGTAGGATGCGCGCCCCGCCATGCTGGGCACCGCGATCAACGTCTACCGCACCACGCGCAAGAAGCACGATCAGCTCTGGAACACGTACGTGATGCGCCCGCTCGCGGCGGTCGCCGTCGCGGCGATCCACCGGACGCCGATCACGCCGAACCAGGTCACGCTCCTGAACCTGTTCATCGCGGTCGTCGCGATGGCGCTGTTCATCGCGATGCCCACCCTCGAAGGCGGGCTCGTCGCCGTCGGCGTGCTCGAGCTCGCGTACCTCTTCGACTGCGCCGACGGCATGCTCGCGCGCTACAAGAAGCTCGCGTCGCCCACGGGGCACCTCTTCGACTTCTTCACCGACGAGATCAAGGCCGTGATGCTCGCCGGCGCGCTCGGCATCCGCCTCTTCCGGACGGGCGGCCTCGGCATCGACGGCCGCGCGTGGACCCCCGACGACCCGCGCTTCCTCATCGCTGCCGTCGCTGCCGTCGCGATCGTCGCGTCGGCCACGTCGCTCACCAACTTCGTGCGAAGGCCAGAGCTGTCGGGTCGCGCGACGCCCACCGAGGCGCACTACGAGACCGTGGGCGACGCTCGCCCGAAGTCGCTCGTGGGCAAGGTGGGCGGGCTCGTGATGACGTTCCTGCGCTTCCTCAACCACTACCCGAGCCACATCTGGATCTTCGCCCTGGCCGGTAGGCTCGAGCTGTTCTTCTGGATGTATGCCGGGTTGAACCTCCTTTATCTCGGCAAAGGTTGGCTCGGGCTCATCGTGCGTTTCGGGCGTCCGTAGCTCGCGAGAAGGGCCGAAAACTGGACAAGCACGGGCAGGCGTGAACTAGGGTCGGGGGGTCATGCGACGCCTCTGCTTCGCGCTCCTCGTCACGCTGGCCGCGGGCCTCGGCGCCTGCCGCGACAAGAAAGATGCGAGCCCGAGCCTCAGCGCCGAGGCTCCCGCCGAGGGCAGCGCCGCGCCGAACGGCTCGACCGTGCCCGCGGGAACGAGCGCGGCCGACGCTCCCGCCGACGCGCCGCCTCCCCCACCGAGCGGTCCGTTGCTCGTGGATTTATCGGGCATCGCGCACCTGCCCCCGCCGATCCCGGAGGGCGCGCCTCGCCTCGCGAGCATCTCCATGCGCACCGAGGTCTTCGCCAAGCCCGATCCGAAGTCGCAGCGCGTGGGCTACCTGCGCGCGGGCGCCGTCGTGGAGACCGAAGGCGACGTCGCGGGCACCGCGGGCTGCTCGGGCGGCTGGCGCAAGATCAAGCCGCACGGCTTCGTCTGCATCGGACAGGAGGCGACGCTCGATCTGAACCATCCGGTCGTCCGCGCCGCGACGCGCCGCCCCGACATCACGCAGAAGCTGCCGTACATGTACGGGATCGTGACGCGCGGAGGCCCCGTCTACGCGCGCATCCCGACCGAGGACGATCTGAAGCAGCACGAGCGAGGCCTGAAGAAGCACCTCGCGAAGTGGGAGAAGGACAAGGAGAGCGGCGCGACGTACGGGCTCGACGTGTGGATGAAGTGGAAGACCACGCCATCGCCGCCCGCGCTCGAGGCGCTCGAGCAGCGGATCACGGATCCCGATCTGCCGTGGTTCTTGAAGGACGGCGGACGCGCGCCGGATCTGTCGGGCAAGGCGGCGACGTCGGACGTGAAGATCGGCCAGGTGGATCGTCGCAACGGCGTCGCGTTCGTGGAGACGTTCCTCCACGAGGGCCGTCGCTACAACGTCTCGACCGATCTGCGCGTGATGCCCGCCGACCGCTTCCGACCGATCCGCGGGAGCGACTTCCACGGCTACGAGATCGGCAAGGACATCGAGTTCCCCTTCGCGCTCGTGCGTCGCCCCGGCGCGAAGCGATGGGTCTGGGACGAGGGGAAGAAGAAGCTCGTCGCGAACGGCGAGGTCGCGTGGCGCTCGGCCGTGCAGCTCACGGGCAAGCAGAAGATGGTGGGCGGGATCCTTCACTACGAGATGAAGGACGGCGGCTACGTCGACGACCGCCACGCCGGCCGCGTGGACCCGGCGAAGAAGATGCCGGCGTGGGGCAAGAACGGCGAGAAGTGGATCGACATCAACATCACGAAGCAAGTGCTCGTCGCCTACGAGGGGACGCGCGCGGTCTTCGCGACGCTGGTGTCGAGCGGCGAGAGCGGTCTCGACGATCCGGAGACGAGCAAGGCGACCAAGCGCGGGATCTTCCGGATCCACACGAAGTACGTGACGGTCACGATGGACTCGGACACCGTCGGCGAGGAGTTCGAGCTCCGGGACGTGCCCTACGTGCAGTACTTCGAAGACGGCTACGCGCTGCACGGCGCGTACTGGCACGACCGCTTCGGCCAGCCGAAGAGCCACGGCTGCGTGAACCTCGCGCCCGAAGACGCGCGAAGGCTGTTCCACTGGACCGAGCCGCAAGTGCCGCACGGCTGGCACGGGGCGGCGAGATCGCTGACGGGAACGGTGGTTTTCATCCATCCGTGAGAGGTCGGCGACGTCCGGCTGGAGATCGGCGACGTCTGGCTGGAGGTCGGTGACGTCCGGCTGGAGGTCGGCGACGTCCGGCTGGAGATTGGTGACGTCTGGTTGGAGGTCATGCGACCTCCGACGGACGTCCGTGACCTCCGACAGAGGAGCCATGATCTCCGACAGGACGTCCGTGATCTCCAACAGGAGGTCGGCGTCGTCCGACGGGACGTCCACGATCTCCAACCAGACGTCTGCTTCGTCCGATTGGACGTCAGGGTCGTCCGACGGGACGTCAGCGATCTCTGGCAGGAGATCGGCGACCTCCTGCGAGACGTGGGCGACGTCCAGCGAGTGATCACCGATGTCCGGCAGGACGTCGGCGATCTCGTGGAGGACGTCTCAAGCCACCCCCGTCTCGATCCTGATCTCTCCCGTCAGCGTCTTGTGCACCGGGCACTTCTCCGCGATCTCGAGCAGCCGCCCGCGTTGCTCTTCCGTCAGCTCGCCCTCGAGCCGGATCAACCTCTCCACCACCCACGCGTCTTCCTTCTTCGCCGCCACCAGCTCGACCTCCACCGCCGACAGCGGCCAGCCCTTGCGGTCCGCGTACATCTTCACCGTCATCGACGTGCACGTCCCCAGCCCCGCGAGCACCAGCTCGTACGGATCCGGCCCGCTGTCGTCGCCGCCCACCTTCACAGGCTCGTCGCCCACGAGCTCGTGTGCGCCGATCTTGATTCGCTGCCCAAACTTCCCCGCGCCCGTCCGGACCGTCACGCTTCGCATGCTTCTTTCTAGCGCGTCCCACGAGCGCCTCGTGGTTGTTCCTCCGCCGCGCCGGCCGTACCTTCGAAGCCATGCCGCGCCCCCTCCTCGCCCTCGCCCCCCTCCTCGCGATCGCGTGCAGCCCGTCCCCCACGCCAACCACGGTCGACGACGGCGCCATCCGCTCCACCACGCCCCCCGCGACCAGCGCAGCCGCCCCCTCGGCCGACATCCCCGCCAATCCCTCCTGCGGCAAGGAGGAGAACGTGCACGGCCAGGGCCACAACGCCGCCGCGCGCGAGTGCTTCTGGAACGCGTACCAGACAAACAAACCCGCCGAGCTCGTGATCGTCGTCTACACGATCGAGGGCGACCCGATCACGCACGCCCTCCTCATGCGCTCCCCCTCTTCGATCGAGGTCGTACGCGACAGCAAAGATCGCTTCGGCTCCCCCGGCGTCACGCGCTCCACCTGCACGGCGATGCAACGCAAGCAAGACGACCGCGGCACCACGATCTTCTCCCTCACCGGCTGCACCGGCGACCGATCCGAAGTCACGAATCTCTGAACATCCCGAGCAGCGATAACCCGAGGTAGCGACGCTCCCGCGCAGTGCGTAAGGGCGCGTGTCCCGCAGCGTGCCCCCCTCGGAAATCGCCCACTGCCCGTGCTAGGGTGGCCGCCATGCAGCTTGCCGTCATTGGCACGGGTTACGTCGGTCTCATGGCCGGCGCTGGGTTCGCGGACTTCGGCAACGACGTGGCATGCGTCGACGTCGACCAGGGCAAGATCGACTGCCTCCTGCGCGGCGAGGTCCCGATCTACGAGCCCGGCCTCGACGTCCTCATCGCCAAGAACGTCAAAGCTGGCCGCCTCTCCTTCTCCACCGACATCCCGACCGCGATCCGCAACGCCGAGATCGTGATCATCGCCGTCGGCACCCCACCCGCTGCCGACGGCTCCGCCGACCTCTCCGCCGTCTACGCCGTCGCCGAGACCATCGGCAAGAACATGAACGGCTTCAAGGTCGTCGCCACCAAGAGCACCGTGCCCGTCGGCACCGCCGACCGCGTCGAAGAGATCATCCGACGCCACACCTCCGAGCCCTTCGGCGTCGCCTCGAACCCCGAGTTCCTCAAAGAAGGCGACGCCATCAACGACTTCATGAAGCCCGACCGCGTCGTCCTCGGCTCGAACAGCCCGCGCGCCCTCGAAGTCCTCCGCCAGCTCTACTCCCCGTTCGTACGCACGAACGACCGCATCCACACGATGGACGCCCGCTCCGCCGAGCTGACGAAGTACGCATCGAACGCCCTCCTCGCGACGCGCATCTCGTTCATGAACGACCTCGCCGTCCTCAGCGAGAAGCTCGGCGCCGACATCGAGCGCGTCCGCAAAGCCGTCGGCGCCGACCCGCGCATCGGCCCGAAGTTCCTCTTCCCCGGCCCCGGCTTCGGCGGCTCCTGCTTCCCCAAAGACATCTCCGCCCTCGCCCACACCGCCCGCACCGTCGGCCACGAGCTGGAAGTCGTGCGCGCCGTGGAGACGGTGAACAAGCGCCAGAAGAAGCTCCTCGGCCAGAAGATCCGCACCCACTTCGACGGCAACCTCCAGGGCCGCACCGTCGCCGTCTGGGGCCTCGCCTTCAAACCCCAGACCGACGACATCCGCGAAGCCCCCGCCCTGACGCTCCTCGACGACCTCATCGCCTCCGGCGCCCGCGTCCTCGCCCACGACCCGCAGGCCATGCAGAACGTGCTCGCCCTCTACGGCGACAAGATCACCTTCTGCGACACGATGTACGACGCCGTCGAAGGCGCCGACGCCCTCGCCCTCGTCACCGAGTGGCACGAGTACCGCGCCCCCGATTTCCACCGCATCAAGCGCCTGATGCGCACCCCCGCCCTCTTCGACGGCCGCAACATCTGGGACCCCGAAGAGCTCCGCTCCCAGGGCTTCTGGTACACCGGCATCGGCCGCAGGTAGGACCTGACCCGATGAGGGGGCGCGCTCGATGGCGCACCCACCGCCCTACGCACGGCGCCGCTCAGCGGCGCTACCCCACGTTCTGGCTGCTGGCTCTGCTGATGACGTCGTCATGACGTCGGTGACGAGCCGGTGACCACAAGCTGCGTGATCCGGATGCGCGATCACGCAATGACACCATCATAGGAAACATTTCCGCCAGGTCGCGGATGGCGTCCCAGCGCGCTACAAAGCGCGCTGGTGCAGCATGCGCTGCACGAGATCCAGACCTACGGCCCGCGGGAGAATCTGATGATCACAGCGCAAGGGTACTCGGTCGGCGAGACGGTCGCCGAGACCGCCGGGTTTACCGCATATCGCGCGCGCCGCGATCGCGACGGGCAGAAGGTCGTGCTCAAGGTCCTGCGCGTGCAAGGCGCCCGGAGCGCCGATATCGCCCGCTTCAAGCACCAGTACGACCGCATCGCGCGCATCGTCTCGCCGCGCATCGTCACGGTGCACGGGATCGAAGAGACCCCCGGCGCGCTCCTCATCGCCCAGGAAGACTTCACCACCCGCGACCTCGCCTCCGTTCTGCGCACCCGCGGCAAGCTCCCCGTCCGCGAAGCCCTCGAGATCGGCCGCGCGATCGCCGAAGCCCTCGCCGCCATCCACGACGCCGGACTCGTCCACCGCGACCTGCGCCCGCACAACGTGCTCATCGACGAGAACGCGCACGTCAAGCTCACCGGCTTCGGCGTCGACGCCGAGATCACCCGCGCCCACGAGTCGCTCTACGCGCCCGCGATCCTCACCGACGTCCTGCCCTACGTCTCCCCCGAGCAGACCGGCCGCATGAACCGCGGCGTCGACTACCGCTCCGATCTCTACTCGCTCGGCGTCATCCTCTACCAGGCGCTCACCGGCAAGCGCCCCTTCTCCGCCACCGACCCGATGGAGCTGTTCCACGCTCACCTCGCGTCGCTGCCCCCGCCCGTCGACCAGGTCGACCACGCGATCCCGTCCCCCGTCGCCCGCGTGATCGAGAAGCTCCTCGAGAAGAATGCCGAGGAGCGCTACCAGAGCGCCAAGGGCCTCATCGCCGACCTCGACCGCTGCCTCACCGCCGTGTCCGCAGACCGCCCGATCGAGCCCTTCAACCCCGGCCGCGACGACCGCACCGACCTCTTCCGCATCCACCAGAAGCTCTACGGCCGCGAGCGCGACATCGACGCCCTCGTCGGATCGTTCGAGCGCGTGCTCGCCGGCTCCCGCGAGATCGTCCTCGTCTCCGGCTACTCGGGCATCGGCAAGTCCTCGCTCGTGCAGGAGATCCTGAAGCCCCTCGCGCGCCAGCGCGGCTACTACACGAGCGGCAAGTACGATCAGTTCAACCGCGACACGCCCTACAGCGCCGTGATCCAGGCCTTCGACGGCCTCGTGCGGCAGATCCTCACCGAGAGCGAAGCGCGCATCGCGAAGTGGAAGGCGGGGCTGCTCGAGGCCCTCGGCAGCAACGGGCAGGTGATCTGCGACGTCATCCCCTCGCTCGTCCACATCCTCGGCGAGCAGCCGCCCGTCCCCGCCCTCGGCCCCGTCGAGGCGCAAAACCGCCTGAACCTGAGCTTCCTGCGGTTCGTCTCCGTCTTCGCGAAGCAAGCGCACCCGCTCGTCCTCTTCCTCGACGACCTGCAGTGGATCGACCTCGCGAGCCTGGGCCTGCTCCGCTCGCTGCTCGCCGACGAGACGTTCGAGTCCTTCTTCTTCTGCGGCGCCTACCGCGACAACGAGGTCTCGCCCGGCCACCCGTTCGTGATGATCGTCGAGGAGCTGCGCCGCGCGGGCATGCTCGTCACCGACATCGTGCTCGCCCCGCTCGAGCGCCGGCACCTCTTGCAGATGCTCACCGACAGCCTCGGCCGCGACGACGCAGGCCCGCTCGCCGACGCGGTGCTGAAGAAGACCGGCGGCAACCCGTTCTTCGTCAAACGATTCGTCCGCTCGCTCCACGACAACGGCGTGCTCGCGTACGCGCCCAGCGTCGGCTGGCGCTGGGACCTCGCGAAGATCGACGCGCTCGCCTACACGGACAACGTCGTCGACCTGATGGTGCGCACCATCCAGCGCCTGCCCGCGCAGACGCAGGAGGCCCTGAAGCTCGCCGCCGCGATCGGCAACCGCTTCGACCTCGACGTGCTCGCCACCGTCGCCGAGTGCTCGCCCGAGGAGGCGTACGGCCGCCTCGAGCGCGCCGTCGAAGAGGGCCTGCTGAGCGCCAGCCGCGCCGGCTACCGCTTCGCCCACGACAAGGTCCAGGAGGCCGCCTACTCGATGATCCCCATCGGGGACAGGCCCGGCTTCCACCTGCGCATCGGCCGCCTCCTGTCGCGCAAGCTCGATCTGTCCGACAGCCAGAACATCTTCGACATCGTCGGCCACCTGAACAGCGCCGGCGACCTCGTGGCCACCCCCGCCGAGCGCCTCATCCTCGCGCGCATGAACCTCGACGCCGCCGGCCGCGCCGAGGAGTCCGCCGCCTTCGGCGCCGCCCTGCGCTACCTCGAGCTCGGCCTCGCGCGCTTGCCCGAGGACGCTTGGACCTCCAACTATCACCTCCGCCTCGCCTACGCGCTGAAGACGGGCCTCATGCTCTCGCTCTCCGGCCGGCACGACGAGGCCCTCGAGACGCTCAGCGACTGCCTCGAGCACGCCGATGGACGCCTGGAGCGCACCGAGGTCCTGCGGCTGAAGATGAACGTGTACGTGCTCAAGAACGACCTGCCCGCGGCGCTCGCCGAGGGCCTGTCGGCCTTGCGCGCCTTCGACATCGATCTGCCCCCCTTCCCCGACGAGGCCACGCTCGAAGCGCAGATCCAGACCACCATGGCCATCGTCGCGGAGAGGTCGATCGAGGCCCTGCCCGATCTGCCCCCGCTCGCGGACCCGGAGATCCGCGCGCTGCAGAACGTGCTGCAGGAGCTGTTCGCGCCGACCTACTTCCTCGCCACGAACAACTACGGCATCTCGGTCGCCAAGATCCTCGAGCTCACCTTCCGCCACGGCCTGTCGGGCAGCGCGCTCTACGGCTGCGTGATCTTCGGGAGCCTCTTGTGCATCCGCGGCGATCTCGAGGGCGGCTACCGCTTCGGCAAGGCCGCCGTCGCGCTCGCCGAGCGCTGGGTCGACAAGAAGAACGAGGCGATGCTCCGCAACATGTGGGGCGGCTTCATCCAGCACTGGAAAGAGCCGCTCGCCGCCTGCAGGGAGACGCTGCTCGCCGGCATCCACGCCGGGCTCGAGACCGGCCAGTACATCTGGGCCTTCTACAACACGGTCAACGTCGCCACGAACAGCTTCATGCGCGGCCTGCCCCTCGCCGACATCCTCGCCGAGGTGAAGAGCTTCCAGCCGCTCTACAAGCTCGACCGCTTCAACGCGATCACCTGGATGGCCAGCGCGGTCGGACAGATCGCGCACAACCTCACGAACGAGGTCGAGCACCCGAGCCGGCTCGTCGGTCCTCACGTCGACATCGAGGCGGTCATCGAGGACCTGCGCCGCATCGACAGCAAGAGCGCGCTCTTCTTCGCCGACCTCTACATCACGTTCGGCTGCGCCTTCCAGGGCGACTTCGAGCAGGGCGCGCGCGTCGCGATGCGCGCCGACCCCGACATCACCGGCATCGCAGCCTGGCACGGCACCCCGTCGTTCCACTGCTACGCCGGCCTCGCGCTCACCCAGGCCGCGACGACGGCCCCGCCCGAAGAGCGCGCACGCATGCTCGCGCGCGCCGAGATCTTCTCGGCCAAGCTCGTGCGCTGGGCCGAGTTCGGGCCGCAGACGCTCGGCCACCGCAGCGCGCTCCTCCTCGCCGATCTCGAGCGCGTCCGCGGCGACGCGCGCGCGGCCGGCGATCGCTACGACGACGCCATCGCGCTCGCGAAGCAGGGCCGCTACATCCACGACGAGGCCCTCGCCAACGAGCTGTGCGGCCGTCACTACCTCGCGCTCGGCAAGACCACGATCGCCCGCGCATACCTCACCGAAGCCCACCGCCTCTACGACGGCTGGGGCGCCTCGACCGCGGTGCGCCGCCTCGAACGCGCGCACCCCGACCTCGTCCCCCGCGAGCGCGAGGCCCCCGCGCAAGACGCCGCCTCCCTCGACATCGCCTCGATCCTCAAGGCGTCGCAGGCGATCTCGGGCGAGATCGTCCACGGCCGCCTGCTCGACGCGCTGATGCGCATCCTGCTCGAGAACGCCGGCGCACGCCGAGGCATGCTGCTGCTCGAGCGCGAGGGCGCGCTGGTCGTCGAGGCCGAGCACTGCGTGGGCGAAGAGTCCGTGCGCGTGCTCGACGCCCAGCCGCTCGAGTCCCGCTCCGACCTGCCGGCCAGCGTGGTCACGTACGCGGCGCGCACGCGCGAGACGGTGCTGCTCGACGAGTCCGTGGGAGAGGGCCCCTTCGGGCACGACCCGTACTTCTCGGACTCGGCGCCGAGGTCGGCCCTCGCCGCGCCGATCGTCTCCAAGGGCCGCCTCGCGGGCGTCATCTACCTCGAGAACGACCTCACGAGCTTCACCTTCACGCCCGACCGCGTCGAGATCCTCGGCCTGCTCTCCACGCAGGCCGCGATCGCGATCGAGAACGCGCGCCTGTACGCCGACCTCGAGCAAAAGGTCGCAGAGCGCACGGCCGAGCTGCGGCGCGCCCACGACGACATCCTCGCGCTGAGCCACGCCGAGCAGGAGGCCCAGCAGGCGCTGATCGAGCGGCAGAAAGAGGTCATCCACTCGCTCTCCACGCCGATCATCGAGGTCTGGGACGGCGTCATCGCCGTGCCCCTGATGGGCGCCGTCGACGATCAGCGGAGCGAGGACATCATGGGCCGGCTGCTCGACCGCATCAGCCGCGCGTCATGCCGCTCGGTCATCCTCGACCTGACCGGCGTCGAGGTCGTCGACCCACACAGCGCCGAGCGCATCGTGCGCATCGTGCAGGCCGCGCGCCTGCTCGGCTCGCGCGTGCTCGTCACCGGCATCCGCCCCGCCGTCGCGCAGGCCATGATCCACCTCGGCGCCGACCTCACCGGCCTCACGACCCGCGCCACGCTGCGCGACGCGCTGCGCCTGTGCATGCGCGAGCGCGCCTGACCTACTTGCCGCCGCCGAAGCTCGGGCCGCCGATGTAGACGCCGCCTCCGCCGCCCGAGCCGCAGTCGCCCATGGCCAGCAGGAACAGCACGAAGATGATGACCACGATCACGATGATCGTCCCGGCGACGTTCGCGCACCCCGCCGCGCCGCCGCCCGCCTGGAACGCGCTCGGCGCCTTGAGCCCGAACGCCGCCGCGATCTCGCGCGCGCTCACCGGCTCGCAGAAGGAGTAGTTCACCTCCTGCGGCGTCTGCTCGACGCTCACCTTGCCG includes:
- a CDS encoding DUF4349 domain-containing protein; the encoded protein is MKLVFRLHGSRIGALTSLLASLLLAGCGGAAQAPEAYYGEAKMADSAGAPQMAEPMGAAPGAQMEPSMAPPPAPAPMHVSSRSEESISSTDSDAFSGDSDDGESMAPAPPPVAQAPAARAPMAAPPPPPRQPPPPPAGANRPPQQAPTGGRKAEGPSDDGTAKPAAPLLIYTGGLGMEVADQPAIAPTIDKIIDLAEGMGGYLGSRTDTSVTIRVPSARFRDALTAIEKLGDVKRRNVSAQDVSEEYHDLEVRLANLKSVQKRLQEFLARAQNVSDALQVERELERIGREIDQIEGRMRFLRARATFSTITVDLGAKSKTVIAGGGTPPPPPRGIELPIDWLARVGLETLMTLR
- a CDS encoding serine/threonine protein kinase, with the translated sequence MERKLGTILFLLAAALAAPGCGPGFGVKTPDGFVELDDQEEYAYRATSAEGVVLGVRSEPNRPKGNLGFWTNALDLKLRRIGYEAVDAKEIKTKSGATGKQIRYTRMIYDRPHTYWMTVFVTDAEVFVVEAGGDAREFDKSKNAITTAIESFKP
- a CDS encoding CDP-alcohol phosphatidyltransferase family protein — its product is MLGTAINVYRTTRKKHDQLWNTYVMRPLAAVAVAAIHRTPITPNQVTLLNLFIAVVAMALFIAMPTLEGGLVAVGVLELAYLFDCADGMLARYKKLASPTGHLFDFFTDEIKAVMLAGALGIRLFRTGGLGIDGRAWTPDDPRFLIAAVAAVAIVASATSLTNFVRRPELSGRATPTEAHYETVGDARPKSLVGKVGGLVMTFLRFLNHYPSHIWIFALAGRLELFFWMYAGLNLLYLGKGWLGLIVRFGRP
- a CDS encoding L,D-transpeptidase, with the protein product MRRLCFALLVTLAAGLGACRDKKDASPSLSAEAPAEGSAAPNGSTVPAGTSAADAPADAPPPPPSGPLLVDLSGIAHLPPPIPEGAPRLASISMRTEVFAKPDPKSQRVGYLRAGAVVETEGDVAGTAGCSGGWRKIKPHGFVCIGQEATLDLNHPVVRAATRRPDITQKLPYMYGIVTRGGPVYARIPTEDDLKQHERGLKKHLAKWEKDKESGATYGLDVWMKWKTTPSPPALEALEQRITDPDLPWFLKDGGRAPDLSGKAATSDVKIGQVDRRNGVAFVETFLHEGRRYNVSTDLRVMPADRFRPIRGSDFHGYEIGKDIEFPFALVRRPGAKRWVWDEGKKKLVANGEVAWRSAVQLTGKQKMVGGILHYEMKDGGYVDDRHAGRVDPAKKMPAWGKNGEKWIDINITKQVLVAYEGTRAVFATLVSSGESGLDDPETSKATKRGIFRIHTKYVTVTMDSDTVGEEFELRDVPYVQYFEDGYALHGAYWHDRFGQPKSHGCVNLAPEDARRLFHWTEPQVPHGWHGAARSLTGTVVFIHP
- a CDS encoding OsmC family protein, which translates into the protein MRSVTVRTGAGKFGQRIKIGAHELVGDEPVKVGGDDSGPDPYELVLAGLGTCTSMTVKMYADRKGWPLSAVEVELVAAKKEDAWVVERLIRLEGELTEEQRGRLLEIAEKCPVHKTLTGEIRIETGVA
- a CDS encoding DUF4362 domain-containing protein, with amino-acid sequence MPRPLLALAPLLAIACSPSPTPTTVDDGAIRSTTPPATSAAAPSADIPANPSCGKEENVHGQGHNAAARECFWNAYQTNKPAELVIVVYTIEGDPITHALLMRSPSSIEVVRDSKDRFGSPGVTRSTCTAMQRKQDDRGTTIFSLTGCTGDRSEVTNL
- a CDS encoding UDP-glucose dehydrogenase family protein — protein: MQLAVIGTGYVGLMAGAGFADFGNDVACVDVDQGKIDCLLRGEVPIYEPGLDVLIAKNVKAGRLSFSTDIPTAIRNAEIVIIAVGTPPAADGSADLSAVYAVAETIGKNMNGFKVVATKSTVPVGTADRVEEIIRRHTSEPFGVASNPEFLKEGDAINDFMKPDRVVLGSNSPRALEVLRQLYSPFVRTNDRIHTMDARSAELTKYASNALLATRISFMNDLAVLSEKLGADIERVRKAVGADPRIGPKFLFPGPGFGGSCFPKDISALAHTARTVGHELEVVRAVETVNKRQKKLLGQKIRTHFDGNLQGRTVAVWGLAFKPQTDDIREAPALTLLDDLIASGARVLAHDPQAMQNVLALYGDKITFCDTMYDAVEGADALALVTEWHEYRAPDFHRIKRLMRTPALFDGRNIWDPEELRSQGFWYTGIGRR